In Chondrinema litorale, the DNA window CTCGGCTGTCATATCATTTGAAAGTGACCAGCCTACTACTTTTCTGTCTGCCAAATCAATGATCGTAGTCAAGTAATTCCAGTTGTTTCCAACTCTGACATACGTAATGTCAGATACCCAGACCATCCCGATATTCTCTACCTTAAAGTCTCGTTCTAGGATATTATCAGCTACGCGATGTTCATGTTTAGAATCAGTAGTGACTATAAATTTCTTTGCCAGAATGCTTTTGAGCCCCATTGACTTCATTAATCTGGCCACATAGGACCTTGATATCTTTATATTTTTTTTGATGAGTTGAGCTGTTATTCGAGGACTTCCATAAGTGCCCTTACTGTCATCATAAATCTCTTTTATATGCTTTTTGAGGATATCTTTTTTGGTCTCTATATTTCTTTTGGCGAGTTCTCTACGTCTCCAAGAATAGTAGGAATTCTTGCTTACCTTCAAACACTTACACATCATCTCAACGGGAAAAACCCCACAGTTCTCTGCCATGAACTCGTACTTTTCCCGTCTCCCTTGGAGAAGATACTCACCGCCTTTTTTAAAATATCACGTTCTAATTCTACTTCTCTCAATTGCTTTCTTAACTCTCTAATCTCTTTTTCTTCAGGTGTCAATGAGAGTTTGCGCTTATCAGAAAATACACCACTTCTTTCCCTACTTTCTCTTTTCCATCTTCGGATCATACCTTCATAAAGACCATAATCCTCTGATACTTTTCGTGCTGTATGACCTGCCTCTAATAAGCCAACTATCATTTCCTTGAATCGTTCCACGACGGTTCTTTTTCGTACTGTTTCTTTTTGCCCATAATAGTTAAAGTTAATAATTATGGCCTGTTAATTTATGTACCAACTAATGTAGCATATCCAAACGTCATCCAGTAAAGAATGAAGTTATCAGGCCAGCGGTGGTCGATAAGGGGCGCGCGGTCAATGCCGTTTCCATAAGCAAAAGAGTTACAATAAACTATTAGACAGCCCTCCTGTAATTAGTAAAAGTCCTGTATTTTCCTCTACACCTTTTCGGTTGAGTCCTTTTATATTTGGCCTAATAGCTTCGGTAGACTTTAAAAAAAGTGTGATTAAATGTTCAAGGATAACCTTAGGCTCTTCATGGATAAAGATTTTGATGACATTATTTTTTAAATTACCAACACTGACATTATTGTTTATTTTATGCTCATATTTTCTTTCCTTATTGTCCAAGGCCAGTTGCTGGGTACAATCTTTCAATAGTAAGCTATGTAAATTAGCTAAGAAAACCATGGTATAAAACTCCTGATAAATTGCTTCCGGTAAATGCCCAGAAAAGAGTTCTACTTGCAAAATATTCTTAAAGTAGTCAAAAAAAACCTCTACTCCCCACCTAAGAAAATAAAGGTCTTTAAAAATAGCATCGGGGTATTGTTGGGTATCCAATAAAGAGGTCATAAGCACTTCTACTTCTCCATTATCAAGTATTACTTTAACTAAGCGCACTGTTACCGATGCATTTTTATCTATACTATAGGGTGGGTTTTCTAAGCGTTCAATAGCACTATGGGTTGCCTTTAAAGTAACCATAGCAGTGTTCCGCTTACTTTTCACAAAGTCTTTAATGCTTTTATTAAATGTAATTTTACTGCGCATCACATAGTTTTTACCTTTTAAAAGATACAGCAGAACAAAACTGGTAAATCCACGATCATAAATACTCAGGCTATTTGGGGGTAGGTCATCTACAAAATCAATGGCCATTCCGAGCTCATCACTAGTAATAGGAGCAATTTTACTTTGCTCACAAATACCATTGGATACATCATAAGCACAGAGTACCCTTGCCATTGGGTAACTGGCAGCTTGGTTAGAGGAATTACCAAATGTTTTTGATATTTTAGCGGTATTGGGTAGGTTAATTGTCGTACCATCGATACCATAAACGACAAACCCGGCCCATGTTTTTCTTGGGTAAATCCGCTTGTAATGATGCAGTAAGCAGGCATTCCAGTCCTGAAAAAATATAGATCTTAGTTTATACCTGGCCTTACTGGGGCAGTCCCACTAAATGCCCCTTTTGTGGGTGCAATGCCCTGAGCTATTAAATGAGGAAATACAGATTGTAATTCTACTTGGAGGCTCTTTTTACTCAAGTTTAAAATAAAGAATATCACATTGGTAAATGTAAGGCTACGATGACGGCTGAAGTCAGTGACCCGACTGCAATACTTTTCTCTGCAACTGTAGGCTTGGGTAATGAAGTTTTTTAATTCAGCTATTATCTGTAAATTTGCTTCCATTATAAAAGTGTTTTAGTTGGAAAATATAGTGTCGTAACTTATTCCCAATTTCAACACTTTTTTTATGTATAACTACTTGAAAAGTATAGCACTTCCTTATGGAAACGGCATTGCGGGGCCGCAATCATTTAGCAGATTATTCAGGTGAATATAAAGCAGATTTATTATTAAATGCCTTTCAAATTGGTGCTAAATATCAAAGATATATTTTCTCATTCAACAAGTTTGATGTTGGATACCAACTAAATGCAGGATTGATTTTAACTGATTTTTATCTAGATGAAATTTTAATAATTTATGATGAAGAGATTGTAAATAGTGGTATAAGTTTAGATAATACAGGTCTATTTATAGAACCGATGGCTAAAGCATCATATAATTTATTTGAAAGTGTGAACATTAACCTGAGTACAGGTTATAATTTTAACTTAAAGAGTGATCTAGAATTCTATAGGCTACAAACTGGTGTGTATACAAATTGGTCAGGTTTAAGATTTCAAATAGGTATAGATTACAGTTTTGATTTTTCAGCTAGATGAAGGTCCTATAAAAATAAGCAGGGGCTTATGGTTAAGGGTTTTAATTTACCCTTTAATAAATAGAAAGAAGAATAAAGACTGAACTACAAATACCAGATATAAAAATTAAAGTAAGTTGTAACCATATCTTGGAGCCGTTGAAGGTATTTTTACGGAACAATTTCCATGTTAACGAAGTAATTATCCCATAATAAATAGTAGCTGCAATTAAGAAAAATAAAAAAATAGAGTCTGCCATTTCTCCTCCATCATTAAATACATTTAAAATAAATTTCCCCCAAGTCAATAAAATAAACCCATCTAGCAAAAAGAAAAATGAAATGAAAATGAGTAATAATGCCTTAATCACATTTATCATAAGAAACTAATAACACAACTGATACTTAAAGGTAAGGGAAATTACTCTACAGGCTTTGTATTTATTAATACAGAATCAGTCTGGCAAAATGCTTTTACACTCACAAGCACTATAAATAATAAGAGTAGTAATTCGCGCATATGTTGTTTCTACTATCCATTTTGTGATAACAAATAAATCTTCATCATCAATTTTATTATTGGCATTAAATATAGTTTCAATTCGCTTTAATGTATTTCTCTTGTTTAATCTATTTCAAAAATGCCATTTTTTTAGTATAATTAGATAGCCTTATTTTTTTCAATCCTCATCTACAAACATCCATGAAAGCTATTTTATCAAGTTTTGCTATCTACTTAATGGTTTTACAAGTTATGCTCAAGATGGATTTATTAAAGGAAAACCTTCATTAGCTTATTGGAAAATTGGAGGTAAAAGTGAAACTGTAATTGTCTTACATGGTGGGCCTGCTGTGCAACACGAATACCTTCGCCCAGAGTTTGATGCCTTGCAAAATGTTGCTACAGTCATTTATTACGATCAGCGGGGTTGTGGCAAAAGTGAAAGCGCAGACATTTACGAGTGGCAAAAGCATGTAAAAGATTTAGACAGACTTATTAAGCAACTTTCAAATAAACAACAAGTGTTTTTAGCGGGATCTTCTTGGGGAAGTTTACTTGCCATTTTATATGCTTACTCACATCCAGAAAACATAAAAGGTGTTATTTTATCTGGAACAGTAATCTGGAAAGGAACTGATATGTCAAAAAATAAATACAGAGCCTCTTATACTAAGAGTATTGAATATTTCAGAAAAAACAAGCCAGATCTAGTGCCCATGTTATTAGAAGAACAAAAGATTGTTTCTTATGAAGATAGCCTTAATAATATTGTACAAGATACACTAGATATTAACAAAGAAGTTCAATGGCTTCGAGGTCAACCATCAATAATAACTTTAAAGAGTATGGTAACAGCGCCTTATTTTAGTAGCCTCAAAAATATAACTTTGCCTATTTTAATATTTGATGGCACCCGCAAAGTTTGTGGCAATATAGATTGGGGCCATCGTTATGCAGATATATTCCCAAATGCAGAGCTTTTTACCATAAACGGAGCCTGCCACGACCCATGGTTTTCAGACCCCGAAAAGTTTTTTAATAAAAGTATTGCCTTTATTGAGGCAAATAGCCAAACAGAAGCAATTATTAATCATTAATTAAATCAATAGACAGATTTACCTTATCGATAAAGGCATGTAACTCTGTTGGTACATTATCTTTCATTTGGTCTAGCAACCAATATTTTCTAATTCCTTCAAAATTGTATTCTATGTACAAACCGCCCCAGTCTCCGGCATCGGGTTCTCCAATAATTGTTTGAGGGTAATCAAACAACTCATCCGGAAAACTAAAAAACATATCTCTTACTTTATCAAATTTTGCATTGGAGAGCGTGCGGTATTCTCCCTCATAATAGCTCGACTGTAATGGATATTTATCTTTGGTATCTTCTAGCAGTCGGTCTGCTTCCAGTTTAAAAATCTCTACGCAAGATTCACCCATACATTCTCCGTAAAAATGTCCGAATATTATGTAACCCGATTCACCTTTTTCTATACTTTCGGTTTCTTCGTCTTGGCAACCTAAATTAAAAACAGCAAGTATCAGCAGTAGTGCTAGATGTTTATAGTTAATCATGTTATTAAAATTTATCTTCTATTTGAATCCCTTACGCACAGATTTTTACAATTGCTGCACACTTCACCTTGCAATTTTTTCTACACCACTGTGAAAATATTTGAACACTTTAAAAGAAAAAATGGCCATACAGGCTTTCTATACGCTAGGAACTGTTCTTGTACTATTCTAAGCAAATAAATTATTAACCAAAACACTAACTAACATGAATAATTTGCAAGGAAAAAAAGTCGCAGTATTAGTAACAGATGGGTTTGAAGAAGTTGAATTTACTAAACCTGTAGCAGTATTGAAAGATGCTGGTGCCATAGTTCATGTAATCTCTCCACAATTAGATACGGTGAGAGCATGGAACAAAGACAACTGGGGCAATGAGTGCGTGGTAGACAGAAATGTTAGTGAAGCAAGAGCATCTGATTACGACAGCCTGTTATTACCAGGCGGCGTAATGAATCCAGATCAACTAAGAACTAACAGCGATGCAGTAAAATTCGTAAAAGATTTCTTTGCTGCGGGTAAGCCAATTGCTGCTATTTGCCATGCACCACAATTATTAATTGAAACTGGTGCGCTAAAAGGTAGAGAGCTCACTTCATACCCATCACTTAAAACTGACATTGAAAATGCTGGTGCAAAATGGATCGACAGCGAAGTTGTTGTTGATGCAGGTTTAGTTACCAGTAGAACACCAGACGACATTCCGGCATTTAATAACAAAATGCTAGAAGAGTTTGCTGAGGGTGTTCACCAAGAACAAATGACAGTATAAGTAAATTAACAGAGGCTTTTGTCTTATTTAAAGGAGACCTGAATCAATTTCAAGTCTCCTTTTTTGTTTATAAACTTTCTATGATATTTTGAAGCTCTGCTAGATCAGGATTAATAGCCAGTATTTCTCCTTTTTGATTTACCAAAAACTGAGAACCACCAGCAAACTTGATGTTATATTTCTCCCACACTTTATTCTCTTCATTTAGCTCAACTAAGTTTTGCCAAGGGTACTCATATTTATTTACTGCCTCCGTATACTCACTTTTTTCACTTATGCCTCCCACTACGCCTATCACCGTTAAACCTGCTTTATTCAATTCTTGATAATTCGGTTTTATAGCCTTTGCTTTTTTAATACAAGGGCCACACCATGGTGCCCACAAGTCAATAAGAGTAAACTTATTGTTTTTAATTATTTCTGAAATCTTCACCAAATTACCTTCGGCATCTGGGGCTTCAAAGTCTACAAAACTCCCTCCTACTTTTACTTGAACTAAACCACCAATTATATTTTGAGCTACAGAAGTGTATAGGTGATCTGGAAATTTCTCTTTTAAAATATCATAAGCTTCTAAAACTTCTTCTGCTTTAATGTTTCTGTATCTCTTGTAGTTCAACGACTCTATAAACTCACTATAAGAAAAT includes these proteins:
- a CDS encoding type 1 glutamine amidotransferase domain-containing protein — translated: MNNLQGKKVAVLVTDGFEEVEFTKPVAVLKDAGAIVHVISPQLDTVRAWNKDNWGNECVVDRNVSEARASDYDSLLLPGGVMNPDQLRTNSDAVKFVKDFFAAGKPIAAICHAPQLLIETGALKGRELTSYPSLKTDIENAGAKWIDSEVVVDAGLVTSRTPDDIPAFNNKMLEEFAEGVHQEQMTV
- a CDS encoding alpha/beta fold hydrolase; translation: MVLHGGPAVQHEYLRPEFDALQNVATVIYYDQRGCGKSESADIYEWQKHVKDLDRLIKQLSNKQQVFLAGSSWGSLLAILYAYSHPENIKGVILSGTVIWKGTDMSKNKYRASYTKSIEYFRKNKPDLVPMLLEEQKIVSYEDSLNNIVQDTLDINKEVQWLRGQPSIITLKSMVTAPYFSSLKNITLPILIFDGTRKVCGNIDWGHRYADIFPNAELFTINGACHDPWFSDPEKFFNKSIAFIEANSQTEAIINH
- a CDS encoding redoxin domain-containing protein, which codes for MKNLLFIFLSLLVHSGFANTPFTCVLQGKVVDRDSKELILVKLTEDERVSMQTIQINEDHTFSYTLKGDQIERYNLTFKEEWLGGNWHYIPFFPDADTVKFELYPEERYDENIIIGGEINEEAQTYKKKLMSIYDPTFNRISNQMDSLYEIDQQNSEFAKQLKSESDSVRISYVYWSLDYIQNNPSLFSYSEFIESLNYKRYRNIKAEEVLEAYDILKEKFPDHLYTSVAQNIIGGLVQVKVGGSFVDFEAPDAEGNLVKISEIIKNNKFTLIDLWAPWCGPCIKKAKAIKPNYQELNKAGLTVIGVVGGISEKSEYTEAVNKYEYPWQNLVELNEENKVWEKYNIKFAGGSQFLVNQKGEILAINPDLAELQNIIESL
- a CDS encoding IS3 family transposase (programmed frameshift); its protein translation is MIVGLLEAGHTARKVSEDYGLYEGMIRRWKRESRERSGVFSDKRKLSLTPEEKEIRELRKQLREVELERDIFKKGGEYLLQGRREKYEFMAENCGVFPVEMMCKCLKVSKNSYYSWRRRELAKRNIETKKDILKKHIKEIYDDSKGTYGSPRITAQLIKKNIKISRSYVARLMKSMGLKSILAKKFIVTTDSKHEHRVADNILERDFKVENIGMVWVSDITYVRVGNNWNYLTTIIDLADRKVVGWSLSNDMTAENTVLRAWSLARQRRDIKDGFVFHSDRGVQYACNQTKNIFSFHRKITQSMSRKGNCWDNAVAESFHSVRFKTIKYESLNRQKFDTSEQLYQHIHEYIEEWYNVKRIHSSLGYMTPLEKEIQLKFNLKKAA
- a CDS encoding IS4 family transposase — translated: MFFQDWNACLLHHYKRIYPRKTWAGFVVYGIDGTTINLPNTAKISKTFGNSSNQAASYPMARVLCAYDVSNGICEQSKIAPITSDELGMAIDFVDDLPPNSLSIYDRGFTSFVLLYLLKGKNYVMRSKITFNKSIKDFVKSKRNTAMVTLKATHSAIERLENPPYSIDKNASVTVRLVKVILDNGEVEVLMTSLLDTQQYPDAIFKDLYFLRWGVEVFFDYFKNILQVELFSGHLPEAIYQEFYTMVFLANLHSLLLKDCTQQLALDNKERKYEHKINNNVSVGNLKNNVIKIFIHEEPKVILEHLITLFLKSTEAIRPNIKGLNRKGVEENTGLLLITGGLSNSLL